Proteins encoded by one window of Blautia luti:
- a CDS encoding ABC transporter substrate-binding protein encodes MKKWRSIAAGAGCFSLLFTAGTVPVSASDEITEIPEQSIVYWSMWEDDEPQADVIREAAEAYEEATGISVEIEWKGRKISDLIGPALDAGEEIDLFDDDYQRMIQDHSRYLTELDKMAETMNYQTHIMPILREQMKKWNKEQLLTMPYQPYITGVWYDRELWEEAGFTEDDIPETWEGLLKVCRKIKNSDSGLNAMTCDENAVDLLYGYQLARYIGQDAVLRVIRNGTWDQVPEALQAAKDIRTLFFAGYMSKEAPAPEHEGQNEIGNGESVMVLQGSWAPDEIMKETDSQIQWGFFPWPAPAEGKDGTEGVMIGAQGFGITESSEKKQESFDFAYSLCTGEYDMKMTETVNSIPADSDFTQWPEAIADARTYLENMTTPYMWAAGLERSEGYKEEIREELLRLVRLTETPEEFIAHLSEITG; translated from the coding sequence ATGAAAAAATGGAGAAGTATTGCAGCAGGAGCGGGATGTTTTTCCCTGTTGTTCACAGCGGGGACAGTTCCTGTATCAGCCTCAGATGAGATCACAGAGATCCCCGAGCAGAGTATCGTGTACTGGTCCATGTGGGAAGATGATGAACCCCAGGCAGATGTGATCAGGGAAGCCGCAGAGGCCTATGAGGAAGCCACGGGAATTTCTGTGGAAATAGAATGGAAGGGGAGAAAAATCTCCGACCTTATCGGACCTGCGCTGGATGCAGGGGAGGAAATAGACCTTTTTGACGATGATTACCAGAGAATGATCCAGGATCACAGCAGATATCTTACAGAGCTGGATAAGATGGCAGAGACCATGAATTATCAGACGCACATTATGCCGATACTCAGGGAACAGATGAAAAAGTGGAATAAAGAACAGCTTCTGACCATGCCTTACCAGCCCTATATTACAGGAGTATGGTATGACAGAGAACTGTGGGAAGAGGCAGGTTTTACAGAGGATGATATTCCGGAAACTTGGGAAGGACTTCTGAAGGTATGCAGAAAGATAAAAAACAGTGACAGTGGCCTGAATGCCATGACCTGTGACGAGAATGCAGTAGACCTGCTCTATGGTTATCAGCTTGCCAGATATATTGGACAGGATGCCGTACTCAGAGTGATCCGCAATGGAACCTGGGATCAGGTTCCGGAGGCTCTCCAGGCTGCGAAGGATATCAGAACTCTTTTTTTCGCAGGATATATGAGCAAAGAAGCGCCTGCCCCTGAACATGAAGGACAGAATGAGATTGGAAACGGAGAATCTGTTATGGTGTTGCAGGGATCCTGGGCACCGGATGAGATCATGAAGGAAACAGATTCTCAGATCCAGTGGGGATTTTTTCCGTGGCCTGCCCCGGCAGAGGGAAAAGACGGAACAGAAGGTGTGATGATTGGCGCACAGGGCTTCGGGATCACAGAGAGTTCTGAGAAAAAGCAGGAGAGTTTTGATTTCGCGTACTCTTTGTGCACCGGAGAATATGATATGAAAATGACAGAAACCGTAAATTCCATTCCGGCAGATTCGGATTTTACCCAGTGGCCGGAAGCGATCGCAGATGCCAGAACTTATCTGGAAAACATGACTACCCCTTATATGTGGGCTGCAGGTCTGGAGAGAAGTGAAGGTTATAAAGAGGAAATCCGCGAGGAACTTCTGAGATTGGTCAGACTTACGGAGACACCGGAGGAATTCATCGCTCATCTCAGTGAAATCACAGGATAA
- a CDS encoding sugar phosphate nucleotidyltransferase, which yields MKQPVLVVMAAGMGSRYGGLKQIDPVDKEGHIIMDFSVYDAVKAGFKKVIFIIKKENEADFKAAIGDRLRKHLDVTYVFQDLKNLPEGYEVPEGRVKPWGTGHAVLSCIDEIDEPFAVINADDYYGANAFRMAYDFLTQNQDEDGIYRYMMVGYKLENTLTENGHVARGVCVTDEEGHLQKIHERTHIERHEGNVAYTEDEGKTWTALPQDSTVSMNMWGFSESILKELKARFPKFLEENLPVNPMKCEYFLPFVVDELLGENKATVKVLKSMDKWYGVTYKEDKPVVVAAIQRMKDEGLYPQDF from the coding sequence ATGAAACAACCAGTATTAGTAGTAATGGCTGCTGGCATGGGAAGCCGTTATGGTGGTCTGAAGCAGATCGATCCTGTAGATAAAGAAGGGCATATCATCATGGACTTTTCTGTTTATGATGCAGTAAAAGCCGGATTCAAAAAAGTAATCTTTATTATCAAGAAAGAAAACGAAGCTGATTTTAAAGCTGCGATCGGAGACAGGCTGAGAAAACATCTGGATGTGACTTATGTATTTCAGGATCTTAAGAACCTTCCAGAGGGCTATGAGGTTCCTGAAGGAAGAGTCAAACCCTGGGGAACAGGTCATGCGGTATTAAGCTGTATTGATGAGATCGACGAACCATTTGCCGTGATCAATGCAGATGATTATTACGGAGCAAATGCTTTCAGGATGGCGTATGATTTCCTGACACAGAATCAGGATGAGGATGGCATCTACAGATATATGATGGTAGGATATAAGCTTGAGAATACTCTGACAGAGAATGGTCATGTGGCCAGAGGCGTTTGCGTGACAGATGAAGAAGGACATTTGCAGAAGATTCATGAGCGTACTCATATCGAAAGACATGAGGGTAATGTTGCCTATACAGAAGATGAGGGCAAAACATGGACCGCTTTACCGCAGGATAGTACGGTTTCCATGAACATGTGGGGATTTTCAGAAAGCATTCTGAAGGAATTAAAAGCAAGATTCCCGAAATTCCTGGAGGAAAATCTTCCGGTAAATCCTATGAAATGTGAATATTTTCTGCCGTTTGTAGTAGATGAGCTTCTGGGCGAAAACAAGGCAACTGTAAAGGTTCTTAAATCCATGGATAAGTGGTATGGAGTCACCTATAAAGAGGATAAGCCGGTAGTTGTGGCTGCAATCCAGAGAATGAAAGATGAAGGATTATATCCGCAGGATTTTTAA
- the galE gene encoding UDP-glucose 4-epimerase GalE — translation MAILVTGGAGYIGSHTVVELQNAGYDVVVLDNLSNASEKSLERVSKLTGKPVKFYKADILDRNALNEIFDKEDIDSCIHFAGLKAVGESVVKPWEYYENNISGTLTLVDVMRKHNVKNIIFSSSATVYGDPAIIPITEECPKGQCTNPYGWTKSMLEQILTDIQKADPEWNVVLLRYFNPIGAHKSGTIGENPNGIPNNLMPYITQVAVGKLKELGVFGNDYDTPDGTGVRDYIHVVDLAKGHVKALKKIEDNSGLSIYNLGTGKGYSVLDIVKNFEAATGVKIPYVIKPRRAGDIATCYSDASKAERELGWKAENGIKEMCADSWRWQSNNPNGYED, via the coding sequence ATGGCAATTTTAGTTACAGGTGGAGCAGGTTATATCGGCAGCCATACAGTTGTGGAACTGCAGAATGCCGGATATGATGTAGTGGTTCTGGATAACTTAAGCAATGCAAGCGAGAAATCTCTGGAAAGAGTATCCAAACTTACAGGAAAACCAGTGAAGTTCTATAAAGCGGATATTCTGGATCGTAATGCTTTAAATGAAATTTTTGATAAAGAAGATATTGATTCCTGCATCCATTTCGCAGGACTGAAGGCTGTAGGAGAATCCGTTGTAAAGCCGTGGGAATACTATGAGAATAATATTTCCGGTACTTTAACACTGGTAGATGTGATGAGAAAACATAATGTAAAGAACATTATCTTCTCTTCCTCTGCAACTGTATATGGAGATCCGGCTATCATCCCGATCACAGAGGAGTGCCCGAAAGGACAGTGTACAAACCCATACGGATGGACCAAATCCATGCTGGAGCAGATCCTGACAGACATCCAGAAAGCAGATCCGGAATGGAACGTAGTTCTGCTTCGTTACTTCAACCCGATCGGTGCTCACAAGAGCGGAACCATCGGAGAGAATCCAAACGGTATCCCGAATAACCTGATGCCATACATCACACAGGTTGCAGTAGGCAAACTGAAAGAACTTGGTGTATTCGGAAACGATTACGATACTCCGGACGGAACAGGTGTAAGAGATTATATCCATGTAGTTGATCTTGCCAAGGGACATGTAAAAGCCCTCAAGAAGATCGAAGACAACTCCGGATTAAGCATCTATAACCTTGGTACAGGAAAAGGCTACAGTGTTCTTGATATCGTAAAGAATTTCGAAGCTGCTACAGGCGTTAAGATCCCATATGTGATCAAACCGCGCCGTGCAGGTGACATCGCAACATGCTATTCCGATGCTTCCAAAGCAGAGAGAGAACTTGGCTGGAAAGCAGAGAACGGAATTAAGGAAATGTGCGCAGATTCCTGGAGATGGCAGTCCAATAACCCGAACGGATACGAAGACTGA
- a CDS encoding carbon-nitrogen hydrolase family protein codes for MKIKTAAIQMHTVPDKMENIRTAGAYIEKVSAQKPDFVILPEMFCCPYQTENFPVYAEEEGGPAWQAMSGLAEKYQIYLIAGSMPERDADGNIFNTSYIFDRQGKQIGKHRKAHLFDINVKGGQYFRESDTLTPGDHATVFDTEFGKMGVMICYDIRFPEFARTMVLDGAKMIFVPAAFNMTTGPAHWELSFRARALDNQIYMLGCAPARDTQAGYISWGHSIVSDPWGQVRKQLDEKEGILIEEIDLDREDQIREQLPLLKHRKCEMYHL; via the coding sequence ATGAAAATAAAAACAGCTGCGATCCAGATGCATACGGTACCGGATAAAATGGAAAATATACGGACAGCAGGTGCATATATAGAAAAAGTGAGTGCACAGAAACCGGATTTTGTGATACTGCCGGAAATGTTCTGTTGTCCCTATCAGACGGAAAATTTTCCGGTATATGCAGAGGAAGAGGGAGGACCGGCGTGGCAGGCAATGTCCGGACTGGCTGAGAAATACCAGATTTATCTTATTGCAGGTTCCATGCCTGAAAGGGATGCGGACGGAAATATTTTTAACACTTCCTATATATTTGACAGACAGGGAAAACAGATCGGGAAACATCGGAAAGCCCATCTTTTCGATATCAATGTAAAAGGCGGCCAGTACTTCAGGGAATCAGATACTTTGACTCCGGGGGATCATGCTACAGTATTTGATACGGAATTCGGGAAAATGGGCGTTATGATCTGTTATGATATCCGTTTCCCTGAATTTGCCCGAACAATGGTACTGGACGGTGCGAAAATGATCTTCGTTCCGGCAGCGTTTAACATGACTACAGGCCCTGCGCATTGGGAACTTAGTTTCCGTGCAAGAGCCCTTGATAACCAGATTTATATGCTTGGATGTGCTCCTGCCAGAGACACACAGGCAGGATATATTTCCTGGGGACATTCCATTGTGTCTGATCCCTGGGGACAGGTCAGGAAACAGCTGGATGAGAAAGAAGGCATCTTAATAGAAGAAATAGATCTGGATCGGGAAGACCAGATCAGAGAACAGCTTCCATTATTGAAACACCGCAAATGTGAGATGTATCATTTATAA
- a CDS encoding HAD-IIA family hydrolase gives MQHDLASMIKEKKLFLLDIDGTVALGSELLPGAADFLYTVKENGGIFRFLTNNSSKVARDYVEQFHDWGIETTEEEFITAGTYARDFLKKYYGNEKILVAATETYCNELRKAGLNITDQAEDDVDCVLCAYDTELTYEKLVQVCKQLTETKVPWFATNPDLRCPIDFGMVPDCGSICRMITASVGREPEYIGKPAPGMVYACLEETGCTPKQTLLIGDRIYTDMECGKRAGVDSCLVLTGEASAEEWKNGFRCQSLGKLVGYFS, from the coding sequence ATGCAGCATGACCTTGCATCAATGATAAAAGAAAAAAAGCTGTTCCTCCTGGATATCGACGGAACCGTTGCTCTGGGAAGTGAACTTCTCCCGGGTGCGGCAGACTTTCTTTATACAGTAAAGGAAAATGGCGGAATTTTCCGCTTTCTTACCAACAATTCATCCAAAGTAGCCAGAGATTATGTAGAGCAGTTTCATGACTGGGGCATTGAAACTACAGAAGAGGAATTTATCACTGCCGGAACTTATGCCAGAGATTTCCTGAAGAAATATTACGGAAATGAAAAAATCCTGGTAGCAGCTACAGAAACCTATTGCAATGAACTGAGAAAAGCAGGTCTGAACATTACAGATCAGGCAGAGGATGATGTAGACTGCGTACTCTGCGCTTACGACACAGAACTGACCTACGAGAAACTGGTTCAGGTCTGCAAGCAGCTTACTGAGACAAAGGTTCCCTGGTTTGCGACAAATCCGGATCTGCGCTGTCCCATCGATTTCGGAATGGTTCCGGACTGCGGTTCCATCTGCCGGATGATCACAGCGTCCGTTGGCAGAGAACCGGAATACATCGGCAAACCGGCACCCGGAATGGTATATGCCTGTCTGGAAGAAACAGGATGTACTCCGAAACAGACCTTGCTCATTGGTGACAGAATCTACACAGATATGGAATGCGGCAAACGTGCAGGAGTTGACAGCTGTCTGGTACTGACAGGCGAAGCCAGTGCAGAGGAATGGAAAAACGGCTTCCGGTGTCAGTCACTGGGAAAACTTGTCGGATATTTTTCATAG
- a CDS encoding ABC transporter ATP-binding protein — MSEIILRDICKSYENGFQAVKNFNLEIEKGELVVFVGPSGCGKSTTLRMIAGLEDISDGELWIGDKLVNYLEPKERDLAMVFQSYALYPQMNIYDNIAFSLQVRKVPKKEIDRRVHQVAELLGLENLLKQRPKNLSGGQRQRVAIGNAIIREPKVLLMDEPLSNLDAKLRTQMRVELANIHKVLGNTIIYVTHDQTEAITLGDRIIVMNQGVVQQADTPQNLYDYPVNRFVAGFIGSPSMNFIKGLVMEKVGVPTFCTENDGNIPIPDCLWKILKRQGYVGRNIELGIRPEYFLEKPAQADTRGEWKLEVTVTARELLGAEVILHFNHNGQDCCAKVSGDSLIDKGDKVTLWINMAYISAFDLETQENITLRRGAFS, encoded by the coding sequence ATGTCAGAAATCATATTAAGAGACATCTGCAAAAGCTACGAAAACGGCTTTCAGGCAGTAAAGAATTTTAATCTGGAAATAGAAAAAGGTGAGCTGGTAGTATTTGTCGGACCGTCCGGATGCGGAAAATCAACCACACTCCGAATGATCGCCGGACTGGAAGACATCAGCGATGGTGAATTATGGATTGGAGACAAACTGGTTAACTATCTGGAGCCAAAAGAGCGCGACCTGGCAATGGTTTTCCAGAGCTACGCCCTTTATCCACAGATGAACATTTATGATAATATTGCTTTTTCTTTACAGGTAAGAAAAGTACCGAAGAAAGAAATCGACCGCAGAGTACATCAGGTAGCAGAGCTTCTGGGGCTGGAAAATCTGCTGAAACAGCGGCCAAAGAATCTTTCCGGCGGACAACGTCAGAGAGTGGCTATCGGAAACGCCATCATCCGTGAACCCAAAGTACTTCTTATGGATGAACCATTATCCAATCTGGATGCAAAACTCCGTACCCAGATGCGTGTAGAACTGGCAAACATTCACAAAGTTCTTGGAAACACTATCATCTACGTTACCCATGATCAGACAGAAGCAATAACTCTGGGAGACAGGATCATAGTAATGAATCAGGGCGTGGTACAGCAGGCAGACACCCCGCAGAACCTGTACGATTACCCGGTAAACCGTTTCGTGGCAGGTTTCATTGGATCTCCATCCATGAACTTCATCAAGGGTCTGGTAATGGAAAAAGTAGGAGTTCCTACTTTCTGCACAGAGAACGACGGAAACATTCCAATCCCGGATTGCTTGTGGAAAATTCTGAAACGACAGGGCTATGTTGGCAGAAACATCGAACTTGGAATCCGCCCGGAATATTTCCTGGAAAAACCTGCGCAGGCAGATACCAGAGGCGAGTGGAAACTGGAAGTAACAGTTACAGCCAGAGAACTTCTGGGAGCAGAAGTAATCCTCCACTTCAATCACAATGGCCAGGACTGCTGTGCAAAAGTTTCCGGTGACAGCCTGATTGATAAAGGTGATAAAGTAACACTCTGGATCAATATGGCATATATTTCCGCGTTTGATCTGGAAACGCAGGAGAATATTACGCTGAGAAGAGGGGCGTTTTCGTAA